The following are from one region of the Vulpes vulpes isolate BD-2025 chromosome 14, VulVul3, whole genome shotgun sequence genome:
- the CEP250 gene encoding centrosome-associated protein CEP250 isoform X9 yields the protein METGGPGLNNMKPQSLQLVLEEQVLALQQQMAENQAASWRKLKNSQEAQQRQATLVRKLQAKVLQYRTWCQELEKQLEATGGPTPQRWESVEEPDLEQLLVRLEEEQQRCESLAEVNTQLRLHMEKADMVNKALREDVENLTVDWSRARDELRRKESQWQMEQEFFKGYLKGEHGRLLGLWREVVTFRRHFLEMKSATDRDLTELKAEHVKLSGSLLTCCLRLTVGTQSRESDGSGRRDGSEPTQLLLLLTKTQELEKEAHERSQELIQLKSRGDLEKAELQDQVTELSALLIQARKQNEEYEKMLGALRETVEILETNHAELMEHEASLSKNAQEEKLSLQQVIRDITQVMVEEGDSMTQGCGRDSSLELDPSGLSSQFDSQDPDKALTLVRSVVTQRRQAVQDLRQQLSACQEAMSSLRQQHNQWEEEGEALRQRLQKLTGERDTLAGQTSDLQGEVESLSKERELLQKTREELQQQLEVLEQEAWRLRRTNMELQLQGDSVQGEKEEQQEELHLAVRERERLQETLAGLEAKQSESLSELIILREALESCHLEGELLRQEQTEVTAALARAEQSVAELSSSENSLKAEVADLRAATIKLSALNEALALDKVGLNQQLLQLEQENQSVCHRMEAAEQARNTLQLGLAEAERSRETLQEKNTHLEAQLQKAEERGAELQADLRAIQDEKEEIQEKLSEISSSQARHQQEAALAQLDQLRQETKRQEEVLAREVQEKEALVRERAALEVRLQAVERDRQDLAEQLLGLSSAKEQLESTLFEAQQQNSLVEVTKGQLEVQIQTVIRAKEVIQGEVRCLKLELDNERNRAEQERETAARRLAQAEQEGQTALQQQKSAHEEEVNRLQEKWETTQILQTQLREARGELEQAAQQNRDDLVAVQEECGALLQAKMDLQKRVEDLKSQLVSRDDSQRLVEQEVQEKLREAQEYSRIQKELEREKASLIQSLMEKEQRLLVLQEADSIRQQELSSLRQDMQESQEGQKELSTQVELLKQEVKEKEADFLAQEAQLLEELEASQVTEQRLRASLRALEAKAAQVQLRLRSTENQLAALVAEQQPGHQAQAQLASLCSVLQQALGFACESRPELHGGGDSASLWGPEPDQNGTGILLKRGPLLTALSAEAVASALQKLHQDLWKTQQARDDLREQALKLEQRLTDTEAEKSQVCTELQDLQRQLSQNQEEKSKWEGKQNSLESELTELHGTVASLQSRLRQAELQGLEAQNERELLQAAKESLTAQVERLQASVAEARAQAGATRALEEDLRTARSALKLKSEEAETERERAQALQEQGELKVAQGKALQENLAILAQTLSEREGEVEALRGSIQELEKQQEMQKATLEALSLDLKKKSEEVDVQQEQIQELEKCRSLLEDLPLAMQEQEQRLVAQREQIQELEKDRETQRNILEHQLLELEKKAQMIESQKGEIQDLKKQLVTLECLALEREENHHKMECQQKAIEELEGQREMQRVALTHLTLDLEEKSQELQAQSSQIDKLESHSTLLARELQDKDQELKSQREQVEELQRQKERLAQDLERRDQDVVLQRERIRVLEDQRTLQTKILEEDLGQIKLSLRERGRELASQRPPMQERAEEGKGQSKAQRGSLEHLKLILRDKEREVECQQERIQELKEYKDQLEQQLQGLHRKAGETGLLLTQREQEIVVLQRHLQEAAEQGELKERSLQGHLEEAQRALAQREQELEALQHQQQQALGQEETRKEEASTLQRALEQAHTALKERQGELEDHKEHVRRLQEELAMEGRRVQALEEVVGDLRAESREQEEALLALQQQGAERAQEHEVEVGGLRASLLQAETALKERDLELEALRADGRASQLREETARDWAQALQEALSKAQAAVQEKEQRLLSQAELSRSLETSTATLQAALDSCQAQARQLEEALRRREGEIQDRDLRHQEAVQQLQRALAQRDEELSHQKRQGQLLEQSLARRAREDAIQGKPGPEQEREEEEMRGLRESLRELQLTLAQKEEEILGLREAQQRKNLEDSLHSHTAPPEPSTDFATLGPRLQQELERLQTALRLTEAREIEWREKAQDLALSLAQSKASVSSLQEAAMFLQASVLERDLEQQRLQDELELTRQALEKEQLLSPSSTSRAEQRPREEVSEVKAEPSLGLEERQLWGQRLEYLQQAVAQLEIDRSRLQHHNVQLRATLEQVERERRKLKRESMRVSRTGGLEVKEAAASSPTQQDGRGGQKGSSDDKQMAELQKEVAMLRGQLSLERKQRQDYIARSVQTSRELAGLHHSLSHSLLAVAQAPEATVLEAETRKLDESLTQSLTSPGPALLCPSPSTIQAISR from the exons GTGTTGCAGTACCGGACCTGGTGCCAAGAGCTGGAGAAGCAGCTGGAAGCCACTGGG GGACCAACTCCTCAGAGATGGGAAAGCGTGGAGGAGCCAGACCTGGAACAGTTGCTGGTCCGTTTGGAGGAGGAACAACAGAG GTGTGAGAGTCTAGCAGAGGTGAACACCCAGCTTCGGCTGCACATGGAAAAAGCTGACATGGTGAATAAAGCACTTCGGGAAGATGTGGAAAACCTGACAGTGGACTGGAGCCGAGCCCGGGATGAGCTCAGGAGGAAGGAGAGCCAGTGGCAGAtggagcaggag TTCTTCAAGGGCTACCTGAAAGGGGAGCACGGTCGCCTTCTTGGTCTGTGGCGGGAGGTGGTGACCTTCCGACGCCACTTCCTGGAGATGAAGTCAGCTACTGACAG AGATCTGACGGAGCTCAAGGCTGAGCATGTGAAGCTTTCAGGGTCCCTGTTGACATGTTGTCTGCGCTTGACTGTGGGCACCCAGTCTCGAGAGTCAGATGGATCTGGGAGACGGGATGGGAGTGAGCCAACCCAGCTGCTGCTACTACTGACCAAGAcccaggagctggagaaggaagcgCATGAAAGGAGCCAGGAGCTAATACAGCTGAAGAGTCGGGGCGATCTGGAGAAGGCTGAGCTGCAGGATCA GGTGACGGAGCTCTCTGCTCTGCTGATCCAGGCTCGGAAGCAAAATGAAGAGTATGAGAAGATGTTAGGGGCCCTGAGAGAGACAGTGGAGATCCTG GAGACAAATCATGCAGAATTAATGGAACATGAGGCATCTCTCAGTAAGAATGCCCAAGAGGAGAAGCTGTCTTTACAGCAGGTGATCAGGGATATAACCCAG GTCATGGTGGAAGAAGGGGACAGTATGACCCAAGGCTGTGGTCGAGACAGCTCCTTAGAATTGGACCCTAGTGGCCTCTCATCCCAGTTTGATTCCCAGGACCCAGACAAGGCCCTTACTCTGGTGCGTTCAGTGGTGACTCAAAGACGCCAGGCTGTGCAG gacctAAGGCAGCAGCTTTCGGCCTGTCAGGAAGCTATGAGCTCTTTGCGGCAGCAGCATAatcagtgggaggaggagggtgaggccTTAAGACAGCGTCTGCAGAAGCTCACCGGGGAACGCGACACTCTGGCAGGGCAGACCTCGGACCTACAGGGAGAGGTGGAGTCTCTCAGCAA GGAGCGAGAGCTCCTGCAGAAGACGAGGGAGGAGCTGCAGCAGCAGTTGGAGGTGCTAGAGCAGGAGGCATGGCGGCTGCGAAGGACAAACATGGAGCTTCAGTTGCAGGGGGATTCTGTTCAGGGtgagaaggaggagcagcaggaggagctgcaCCTGGCTGTCCGTGAAAGGGAGCGCCT TCAGGAGACACTAGCAGGTCTGGAAGCCAAACAGTCAGAATCACTCAGTGAACTGATCATTCTTCGGGAAGCCCTGGAGTCTTGTCACCTGGAAGGGGAGCTGCTGAGGCAAGAGCAAACAGAAGTGACTGCGGCGCTGGCCAGG GCAGAACAGTCAGTTGCAGAGCTGTCGAGTTCTGAAAACAGCCTGAAGGCCGAGGTTGCTGATCTTCGGGCTGCAACCATCAAGCTCAGCGCCTTAAATGAGGCTTTGGCCTTGGATAAGGTTGGACTGAACCAGCAGCTTCTCCAG TTAGAACAAGAGAACCAGTCTGTGTGCCACAGAATGGAAGCAGCAGAGCAGGCAAGAAACACTTTGCAGTTGGGCCTGGCAGAGGCCGAGAGGAGCAGGGAAACCCTACAGGAAAAGAACACTCACCTGGAGGCACAGCTgcagaaggcagaggagaggggtgctgagctgcaggcagatctCAGGGCCATCCaagatgagaaggaagaaattcaaGAGAAACTAAGCGAG ATTTCTTCCTCTCAGGCACGTCATCAGCAGGAGGCAGCCTTAGCTCAGCTGGATCAGCTGCGTCAGGAGACAAAGCGACAGGAAGAAGTGCTTGCTCGAGAAGTCCAGGAGAAGGAGGCCCTAGTACGGGAGAGAGCAGCCCTAGAGGTGCGGCTGCAGGCCGTGGAGCGAGACCGGCAGGACCTCGCTGAACAACTACTGGGCCTCAG CTCAGCCAAGGAGCAACTGGAGAGCACTCTGTTTGAGGCCCAACAACAAAATTCTCTGGTAGAGGTCACGAAGGGCCAGCTGGAGGTCCAGATTCAAACTGTCATTCGAGCCAAGGAAGTAATTCAAG GGGAAGTGAGGTGCCTGAAGCTGGAACTGGACAATGAGCGGAACCGGGCAGAACAAGAGCGGGAGACAGCAGCCAGACGGCTGGCCCAGGCCGAGCAAGAGGGGCAGACTGCCCTGCAGCAGCAGAAGTCAGCCCACGAGGAGGAGGTGAACCGGCTCCAGGAGAAATGG GAGACCACTCAGATCCTGCAGACCCAGCTCCGGGAGGCTCGGGGGGAGCTGGAGCAGGCAGCCCAGCAGAACAGAGATGACCTTGTTGCTGTCCAAGAAGAGTGCGGGGCCCTGCTGCAGGCGAAGATGGACCTGCAGAAGCGG GTGGAAGACTTGAAGTCTCAGCTCGTTTCCAGAGATGACTCCCAGAGGCTGGTGGAGCAGGAGGTTCAGGAGAAGCTGAGGGAGGCCCAGGAGTATAGCCGAATTCAgaaggagctggagagagagaaagccag CCTGATTCAGTCGCTGATGGAAAAGGAGCAGAGACTCCTTGTCTTACAAGAAGCTGACTCTATTCGACAACAGGAGCTGAGCTCCCTGCGCCAGGACATGCAGGAGTCCcaggaagggcagaaagagctCAGCACCCAG GTGGAATTACTGAAGCAGGAGGTGAAGGAAAAGGAGGCTGACTTTCTGGCTCAGGAAGCACAACtgctggaggagctggaggcaTCTCAAGTAACAGAGCAGCGGCTGCGAGCTTCCTTGCGGGCCCTGGAAGCCAAGGCAGCCCAAGTCCAGCTGCGACTGCGCAGCACAGAGAACCAGTTGGCAGCTCTGGTGGCAGAGCAGCAGCCGGGgcaccaggcccaggcccagctggcCAGCCTCTGTTCTGTCCTGCAGCAGGCCTTGGGGTTTGCTTGTGAGAGCAGGCCTGAGCTGCATGGCGGGGGAGACTCTGCTTCCCTCTGGGGCCCCGAGCCAG aCCAGAATGGAACTGGGATCCTCCTTAAGAGAGGGCCCCTCCTGACAGCTCTGTCAGCTGAGGCAGTGGCATCTGCCCTCCAGAAACTTCACCAAGACCTATGGAAGACTCAGCAGGCCCGG GATGATCTGCGGGAGCAGGCCCTGAAGCTGGAACAGCGTCTCACTGATACAGAGGCCGAGAAGAGTCAGGTCTGCACAGAATTGCAGGATTTGCAGAGACAACTCTCCCAGAACCAGGAAG AGAAATCCAagtgggaaggaaaacagaactCCCTGGAATCTGAGCTGACTGAACTGCATGGAACTGTGGCATCATTACAGAGTCGTCTACGGCAAGCAGAGCTGCAGGGACTAGAGGCCCAG AATGAGCGAGAGCTACTGCAGGCAGCCAAGGAGAGCCTGACAGCCCAGGTGGAACGTTTGCAGGCATCTGTGGCAGAAGCCAGGGCTCAGGCCGGTGCCACCAGGGCTCTGGAGGAGGACTTGAGAACTGCTCGCTCAGCCCTGAAACTCAAGAGTGAGGAAGCAGAGACCGAGCGTGAGCGGGCCCAGGCTCTGCAGGAGCAGGGCGAGCTGAAGGTGGCCCAAGGGAAGGCTCTACAGGAGAATTTAGCTATCCTGGCTCAGACTCTATCCGAAagagaaggggaggtggaggctTTGCGGGGAAGTATTCAGGAACTGGAAAAACAACAGGAGATGCAAAAGGCTACTTTGGAAGCTCTGTCTCTGGACCTGAAGAAGAAGAGTGAAGAGGTAGATGTGCAACAAGAACAGATCCAGGAGCTGGAGAAGTGCAGGTCCCTTTTAGAAGATCTGCCTCTGGCCATGCAGGAACAAGAGCAGAGGCTGGTTGCACAGAGGGAGCAAATCCAAGAGCTCGAGAAGGATCGAGAGACCCAGAGGAACATCTTGGAGCATCAGCTTCTCGAACTTGAGAAGAAGGCCCAAATGATAGAGTCCCAGAAAGGAGAGATTCAGGACCTGAAGAAGCAGCTGGTTACTCTGGAATGCCTGGCTCTGGAACGAGAGGAAAACCATCACAAGATGGAGTGCCAACAGAAGGCAATCGAGGAgctggagggccagagggaaatgCAGAGAGTAGCTCTGACCCACCTCACACTGGACCTGGAAGAAAAGAGCCAGGAGCTGCAGGCCCAGAGCAGTCAGATCGACAAGCTGGAGAGCCATAGCACCCTTCTGGCGCGAGAGCTCCAGGACAAGGACCAGGAGCTGAAGTCCCAGCGAGAACAGGTCGAGGAGctgcagaggcagaaggagcGTCTGGCTCAGGACCTAGAGAGGAGGGACCAGGACGTGGTGCTCCAGAGGGAAAGGATTCGGGTCCTAGAAGACCAAAGGACGCTGCAGACCAAGATCCTGGAGGAGGACCTGGGACAGATCAAGCTGTCCTTGAGAGAGCGAGGCCGGGAGCTGGCTTCCCAGAGGCCACCGATGCAGGAGcgggcagaggaagggaagggccAGAGTAAAGCCCAGCGCGGGAGCCTGGAGCACCTGAAGCTGATCCTGCGTGACAAGGAGAGGGAGGTAGAATGCCAGCAGGAACGCATCCAGGAACTGAAGGAGTATAAGGATCAGCTGGagcagcagctccagggcctACACAGGAAGGCAGGGGAGACTGGCCTCCTCCTGACTCAGCGAGAGCAGGAGATAGTGGTCCTGCAGCGGCATCTGCAGGAAGCCGCAGAACAGGGGGAGCTGAAAGAGCGGTCACTTCAGGGTCACCTGGAAGAGGCCCAGAGAGCCCTGGCCCAGAGGGAACAGGAGCTCGAGGCCCTGCAGCACCAACAGCagcaggccctggggcaggaggagactAGGAAGGAAGAGgcaagcaccctacagagggctCTGGAGCAGGCCCACACGGCACTGAAAGAGCGCCAGGGAGAGCTTGAGGACCACAAGGAGCATGTGCGAAGGCTCCAGGAGGAGCTGGCCATGGAGGGACGGCGTGTGCAGgccctggaggaggtggtgggtgACCTAAGAGCTGAGTCTCGGGAGCAGGAGGAGGCTTTGCTGGCCCTCCAGCAACAGGGTGCTGAGCGGGCACAGGAGCATGAGGTGGAGGTCGGGGGCCTGCGGGCCAGCCTGCTACAGGCAGAGACTGCACTCAAGGAACGGGACCTGGAGCTGGAGGCCCTGCGAGCCGATGGCCGGGCCTCCCAGCTTCGGGAGGAGACAGCCCGGGACTGGGCCCAAGCTCTGCAGGAGGCCCTAAGCAAGGCCCAGGCTGCCGTGCAGGAGAAAGAGCAGCGGCTGCTGAGTCAAGCAGAGTTGAGCCGCAGCCTAGAGACCAGCACCGCCACTTTACAGGCTGCCCTGGACTCCTGCCAGGCACAAGCCAGGCAGCTAGAGGAGGCTCTGAGGAGGCGAGAGGGTGAGATCCAGGACCGGGACCTCCGGCACCAGGAGGCCGTGCAGCAGCTCCAGCGGGCACTTGCCCAGAGAGATGAAGAATTGAGCCATCAGAAGAGACAGGGGCAGCTGCTAGAGCAGTCTCTGGCCCGGAGGGCCCGAGAAGATGCCATCCAAGGGAAGCCAGGTccggagcaggagagagaagaggaagagatgaggGGCCTTCGAGAAAGCCTAAGGGAGTTGCAGCTGACTCTAGCCCAAAAGGAAGAGGAGATCCTGGGGCTGAGGGAGGCCCAGCAAAGGAAGAATCTGGAGGACTCACTGCACAGCCACACAGCGCCCCCAGAGCCCTCTACAGACTTTGCCACCTTAGGGCCCAGGCTGCAGCAGGAGCTGGAGCGACTGCAGACAGCGCTGAGGCTAACTGAGGCCAGGGAGATTGAGTGGAGGGAGAAGGCCCAGGACTTGGCGCTGTCCCTGGCCCAGAGCAAGGCTAGCGTCAGCAGTTTGCAGGAGGCAGCCATGTTCCTACAGGCCTCTGTTCTGGAGCGGGACTTGGAACAGCAGAGGCTGCAG GATGAGTTGGAGCTCACCAGACAGGCTCTGGAGAAGGAGCAGCTCCTGAGCCCTAGTTCAACCAGCAGAGCagaacagaggcccagagaagag GTGTCAGAAGTCAAGGCTGAGCCTAGTCTTGGGCTGGAGGAGAGGCAGCTATGGGGACAAAGGCTGGAGTACCTCCAGCAAGCAGTGGCACAGCTGGAGATTGACCGGAGCAGGCTGCAGCACCACAATGTCCAGCTGCGGGCCACCTTGGAGCAG GTGGAGCGAGAGCGCAGGAAGCTGAAGAGGGAGTCCATGCGCGTGTCACGGACAGGCGGCCTGGAGGTTAAGGAAGCTGCGGCTTCGTCCCCCACACAGCAG